Proteins encoded by one window of Babylonia areolata isolate BAREFJ2019XMU chromosome 8, ASM4173473v1, whole genome shotgun sequence:
- the LOC143284922 gene encoding protein FAM185A-like: MAKFVSKVLQFSSKGLRRSFLSRLNGPPHRRTIAALFGDRHCCHVEAAQWLCTHRICRDCPISSDKHSFHTHSALFSSEDAQQKDVFTTENLIGAWFDEINTFGTVHIRNVPFDIHIQPLNPLDYPELNKTIVKLYYNSASRQPLVGYKLSEMGKLSNTKVCVEGGRLDVSCDVPQGVQLPLVCVITVPLKFDVDIEGSGSGSVTIRNLESDSVRVHLKHGDCHLTSLKTGNVTVQCDDGSIISSKQLLGSISLRCGSVGSIRGERLQGTSVDMQTEAGDVDVKTVYADRSSCRSQSGNLHVRDCHGDMTACTLSGNLTVDSLDGRFSADLGSGSADVYVTRQEGVDIRSQTGDITLRFSEDGSSSLDLDAPVIERDDSLPVQLNDQGKGCLKADTEHTVRASAPQGKICLKKQDWLSAIKLQFGNTTP, from the exons ATGGCAAAGTTTGTGAGCAAAGTGCTCCAGTTTAGCAGCAAAGGATTGCGACGATCTTTTCTTTCAAGACTGAACGGGCCGCCACACAGGAGGACAATCGCAGCTCTGTTTGGAGACAGGCATTGCTGTCACGTTGAGGCTGCACAATGGCTTTGCACTCATAGAATCTGCAGAGACTGTCCCATCTCGAGTGATAAACACTCATTCCATACACACAGTGCTTTATTCTCATCAGAAGATGCACAGCAAAAGGACGTTTTCACAACAGAGAATCTCATAGGAGCCTGGTTCGATGAAATAAACACCTTCGGCACAGTACATATTCGCAATGTGCCCTTTGACATCCACATTCAACCGCTCAACCCTTTGGATTACCCAGAACTCAACAAAACTATTGTAAAATTATACTACAACAGTGCCAGCAGGCAGCCTCTGGTGGGCTACAAACTGAGTGAGATGGGCAAGCTTAGTAACaccaaggtgtgtgtggagggggggagacttGACGTCTCATGTGACGTGCCACAGGGTGTGCAGCTTCCCCTGGTGTGCGTCATTACTGTGCCACTCAAGTTTG ATGTTGACATTGAAGGTAGTGGAAGTGGCAGTGTGACAATCAGGAACCTGGAGAGTGACAGTGTCAGGGTGCATCTGAAGCATGGAGATTGTCATCTGACCAGCCTGAAG ACAGGCAATGTGACGGTTCAGTGTGATGAcggcagcatcatcagcagcaagcAGCTGCTGGGTTCAATCAGTCTGCGTTGTGGCAGTGTTGGG TCCATCAGAGGAGAAAGACTTCAGGGTACGTCtgttgacatgcagacagaggccGGAGACGTGGACGTCAAGACGGTATACGCTGACCGGTCGAGCTGCCGCTCTCAGTCTGGCAATTTGCATGTACGTGATTGCCATGGCGACATGACGGCCTGCACACTCAGTGGGAATCTGACTGTAG ATTCCCTGGACGGCAGATTCTCGGCAGACTTGGGCAGCGGCTCGGCTGACGTGTACGTCACCCGTCAGGAAGGCGTCGACATTCGTTCACAGACAG gggATATCACTCTGAGATTCTCTGAAGATGGCAGCAGCAGCCTTGACCTTGACGCTCCTGTCATTGAACGTGACGATTCCCTGCCAGTTCAGTTGAATGATCAGGGGAAAG GCTGCCTGAAGGCAGACACGGAGCACACGGTGAGAGCGTCGGCGCCTCAAGGCAAGATCTGCCTGAAGAAGCAGGACTGGCTGTCGGCCATCAAATTACAGTTTGGAAACACTACCCCTTAA